One part of the Quercus lobata isolate SW786 chromosome 7, ValleyOak3.0 Primary Assembly, whole genome shotgun sequence genome encodes these proteins:
- the LOC115953333 gene encoding hydroxymethylglutaryl-CoA lyase, mitochondrial-like produces the protein MLAARGLDRFSRNSKFLVDRVVPVMPILEKPHGVTNHSTVGADTLKSHEYTREAFLQIKQTSNVYRRDMINGVLASVGGNYQALGNAHSAMCSVNRPYSTVEFSNKFLRSIPGFVKIVEVGPRDGLQNENNIVPTAVKVELIKMLVSSGLPVVEATSFVSPKWVPQLADAKDVMEAIRNVEAARFPVLTPNLKGFEAAVAAGAKEVAIFASASEAFSKSNINCSIKDSLTRYSDVTLAARKVSIPVRGYISCVVGCPVEGVVPPVKVAYVAKELYDMGCSEISLGDTIGVGTPGTVIPMLEAVMDVVPVDRLAVHFHDTYGQALSNILVSLQMGISTVDSSVSGLGGCPYAKGASGNVATEDVVYMLHGLGVKTNVNLGELMLAGDFISKHLGRPSGSKTAVALSKATSHTSKL, from the exons ATGCTAGCGGCAAGGGGTTTGGATAGGTTTTCGCGGAATAGCAAATTCTTGGTTGATAGGGTTGTGCCAGTCATGCCAATTTTGGAGAAACCACATGGTGTTACCAATCACTCAACGGTTGGAGCTGATACACTCAAGAG tcaTGAGTACACAAGAGAGGCATTCTTACAGATAAAACAAACAAGTAATGTCTATCGGAGAGATATGATAAATGGGGTGCTTGCAAGCGTTGGTGGGAATTATCAGGCACTTGGTAATGCTCATAGTGCTATGTGTTCTGTAAATCGTCCTTATAGCACAGTGGAGTTCTCAAATAAG TTTCTTAGAAGTATTCCAGGATTTGTGAAGATAGTGGAGGTTGGTCCAAGGGATGGATTGCAAAATGAGAACAACATTGTACCCACTGCTGTAAAGGTTGAGTTGATAAAAATGCTTGTTTCTTCAGGGTTGCCTGTTGTTGAGGCCACGAGTTTTGTTTCACCAAAATGGGTACCACAG CTAGCAGATGCAAAGGATGTAATGGAAGCAATTCGAAATGTTGAAGCTGCCAGATTTCCAGTATTAACTCCTAATCTTAAA ggttttgaagCAGCTGTTGCTGCTGGAGCCAAGGAAGTAGCCATTTTTGCCTCAGCATCTGAGGCTTTCTCAAAGTCAAATATTAACTGTAGCATCAAAGATAGTCTCACTCGGTACTCTGACGTCACTCTTGCTGCTAGAAAGGTCTCAATTCCTGTTCGTGG ATACATATCATGTGTTGTGGGGTGTCCAGTGGAAGGAGTTGTACCTCCAGTTAAAGTAGCATATGTGGCTAAAGAGCTCTATGACATGGGTTGCTCTGAAATTTCCCTTGGCGATACAATTGGTGTTGGTACCCCTG GTACTGTTATTCCAATGCTTGAAGCTGTTATGGATGTTGTCCCTGTTGATAGGCTTGCTGTCCACTTTCATGACACTTATGGGCAAGCTCTGTCAAATATTCTAGTATCTCTACAG ATGGGGATCAGCACAGTGGATTCATCGGTTTCTGGTCTTGGGGGTTGCCCTTATGCCAAGGGTGCATCTGGAAATGTTGCAACTGAGGATGTTGTTTACATGCTACATGGACTTGGTGTGAAAACCAATGTGAATCTTGGGGAGCTCATGTTGGCTGGGGATTTTATCTCTAAGCATTTGGGACGTCCATCTGGTTCAAAAACAGCGGTTGCCTTGAGTAAAGCCACATCTCATACCTCAAAGCTATGA